One segment of Thamnophis elegans isolate rThaEle1 chromosome 16, rThaEle1.pri, whole genome shotgun sequence DNA contains the following:
- the LOC116519475 gene encoding microtubule organization protein AKNA-like, which translates to MRSYSIQRPSSTIDMPPRSPSSKKAPGVVKQLGPDTSSGQGKPNAGRNRCTLAKRNPIQKTSPCRWTNEMEPEDNENFHPDSETETETQGGTSLDGSPPPHGRDSPGSSPICSNVAQAHHKNFLHSRLERDEAIEALQHEVSRLRQSLEESLHRQSSPAHPLRAQDTAHLYPRVTPAGTSRKSVVESDGSFLTTEPKGRTPKPSLAPRGCELDFNPSESDDALLKLQNGKRHKTPRMRSSKPCTVQGPYTGTQYPISTPETQDPKRLQTSALGHPNVQLQHGEDSAGHLAEKEIKGSPRDGSRPSKQRATEGWLCPSCKDSSNSRNKDIAGAGDRKENAPEESSRTQPKLNQQQQPKQAGLWYLALPPAATSMNYIPAIPLAQYPVSSIIYPPPPVATSISSLALPAFDSARPPATEWKTSRAHLREYHCCSRTVFPSASLEDLNWTLNRAVEAAKDMKFTTEQMNKSLSWALRKARSPRTSCLF; encoded by the exons ATGAG GTCCTACAGCATCCAGAGACCTTCATCTACAATCGATATGCCTCCCCGCTCACCATCCTCAAAGAAAGCCCCAGGGGTGGTGAAGCAGCTGGGACCAGACACATCATCTGGACAAGGGAAGCCCAATGCTGGGAGAAACAGATGCACCTTGGCGAAAAGAAACCCCATCCAGAAGACCTCTCCCTGCAGGTGGACAAATGAAATGGAGCCGGAAGACAATGAGAACT TTCACCCTGACTCCGAGACAGAAACCGAGACCCAGGGGGGGACCAGTCTGGATGGGAGCCCTCCACCCCATGGGAGAGATTCCCCCGGTTCGTCCCCCATTTGTTCTAACGTGGCCCAGGCTCACCACAAGAACTTTCTTCATTCACGCTTGGAACGAGA TGAAGCCATTGAAGCTTTGCAACATGAAGTTTCTCGGTTGCGCCAAAGTCTAGAAGAGTCCCTCCATCGGCAATCTTCTCCTGCCCATCCACTTAGAGCCCAGGACACAGCTCACCTTTATCCACGGGTCACTCCAGCAGG AACTTCAAGGAAAAGCGTGGTGGAATCGGATGGATCCTTTCTGACCACTGAACCAAAAGGAAGAACCCCAAAGCCATCTTTGGCTCCACGTGGATGCGAGTTGGACTTCA ATCCCTCCGAGTCAGACGACGCACTGTTAAAGTTGCAGAATGGAAAACGCCACAAAACTCCCAGGATGAGATCTTCCAAACCATGCACTGTCCAGGGACCTTACACAG GGACACAGTATCCCATTTCCACTCCAGAGACTCAAGATCCCAAGAGACTCCAAACGTCCGCTCTCGGTCACCCGAATGTCCAGTTGCAACATGGAGAAGATTCTGCTGGTCACTTGGCTGAAAAGGAAATTAAAG GTTCCCCGAGGGATGGATCCAGACCTTCTAAGCAAAGAGCAACCGAAGGATGGTTGTGTCCCTCATGTAAGGACTCTTCAAACTCCAGGAACAAAGACATAGCCG GAGCAGGTGACCGCAAGGAGAACGCTCCAGAAGAAAGCTCTAGAACGCAACCAAAGCTCAACCAACAGCAGCAACCAAAACAGGCAGGCCTGTGGTACTTGGCGCTGCCGCCCGCAGCTACCTCTATGAATTACATCCCAGCTATTCCCTTGGCACAATACCCGGTCTCATCCATCAT CTATCCTCCACCCCCCGTCGCTACCTCAATCTCTTCGCTCGCCCTCCCGGCTTTCGATTCCGCCCGGCCGCCAGCCACTGAGTGGAAGACCTCACGGGCGCATCTCCGGGAGTATCACTGCTGCTCCAGGACTGTCTTCCCTTCCGCCAGTTTGGAAGACTTGAACTGGACTTTGAACCGAGCCGTGGAAGCGGCGAAGGACATGAAGTTCACCACCGAACAGATGAACAAGTCTCTAAGCTGGGCCTTACGGAAAGCCAGGAGTCCCAGAACCTCCTGCCTCTTTTGA